The Deltaproteobacteria bacterium genome includes a region encoding these proteins:
- a CDS encoding thiamine pyrophosphate-requiring protein produces the protein MVHTTVGTANVICGLINAARANIPMVLSAGRTPITEVGNLGSRDLLIHWAQESFDQAAMVREYVKWDYELRSFDQLETVVRRAFSVAMSEPQGPVYLTFPREVLAQTHSEFTYQDGPAFLPTTAPFPDPQRIAEAAAMLAEAKYPLIITRTYGRHPAAVSALVALAESFALPVVEYPFAAHVNFPAGHPLHLGFEPGTLLPKADVIIVIDCDVPWAPAIHKANPDAHVIHIGVDPLHSRYPIWGFPTTLAIAGDSAVAVSQLTTALQKLRTGREANITQRGDRLKKEHDALRRAWRQEADEKGRSQVLTFEWVSHCLNQLKDDNMIFVNEYDLSLRHIEFNTPGSYLGFSPAGGLGWGVGGALGVKLGAPDKTVISVVGDGTYVFGVPSACHMVSAMHNLPILIIICNNGGWNATQMATRGVHPQGCAVRTENFPFGRFGVQPAYEMFAQACGGHGEVVHTPQELPAALQRALKVVREEKRQALINVDCGNVRGFGIS, from the coding sequence ATGGTGCACACCACGGTCGGTACCGCAAATGTGATCTGTGGCTTGATCAATGCTGCACGCGCGAACATTCCGATGGTGTTAAGTGCCGGACGCACGCCGATTACCGAAGTGGGCAATCTTGGCAGTCGGGATTTGTTGATCCATTGGGCGCAGGAATCCTTCGATCAAGCGGCGATGGTTCGTGAATATGTCAAATGGGATTACGAACTCCGGTCATTCGATCAACTTGAAACTGTCGTTCGTCGTGCGTTTTCGGTCGCCATGAGCGAACCACAAGGGCCAGTATATCTGACTTTTCCACGTGAAGTCCTTGCCCAAACTCACTCTGAGTTCACGTACCAAGATGGTCCGGCGTTCTTGCCAACAACGGCACCGTTTCCTGATCCTCAGCGAATCGCCGAAGCGGCAGCAATGCTGGCTGAAGCAAAGTACCCTTTGATCATTACCCGCACGTACGGACGTCACCCGGCTGCGGTGTCGGCTTTAGTAGCACTCGCAGAGTCTTTTGCTCTCCCGGTGGTTGAGTATCCCTTCGCTGCCCATGTCAATTTTCCAGCTGGACATCCGCTACATTTAGGCTTCGAACCAGGGACGCTTCTTCCAAAAGCAGATGTCATTATCGTCATTGACTGTGATGTTCCCTGGGCACCGGCCATACACAAAGCCAACCCAGATGCGCATGTCATCCATATCGGTGTTGATCCACTACACAGCCGCTACCCGATTTGGGGATTTCCGACGACTCTCGCGATCGCCGGAGATTCTGCAGTTGCGGTCTCACAACTGACCACAGCCTTGCAGAAGCTTCGTACCGGGCGAGAAGCAAACATCACGCAACGAGGGGATCGTCTGAAGAAAGAACATGACGCATTGCGTAGAGCCTGGCGACAAGAGGCCGACGAGAAAGGACGATCGCAAGTGTTGACGTTCGAGTGGGTCTCGCACTGCCTCAATCAACTCAAAGACGACAACATGATCTTCGTCAATGAATATGACCTCAGTCTGCGCCACATCGAGTTCAACACACCTGGTTCATATCTGGGTTTCTCGCCCGCAGGTGGACTTGGTTGGGGCGTCGGAGGCGCACTGGGAGTGAAGCTCGGTGCACCAGATAAAACGGTCATCTCAGTCGTTGGTGACGGCACCTACGTTTTCGGTGTTCCGAGTGCATGTCACATGGTGTCCGCCATGCATAATCTGCCGATTCTGATCATTATCTGTAACAACGGCGGTTGGAACGCCACACAAATGGCCACACGTGGTGTACATCCACAAGGCTGTGCAGTACGCACAGAGAACTTTCCCTTTGGTCGCTTTGGTGTACAACCCGCCTATGAAATGTTCGCCCAAGCCTGTGGTGGTCACGGTGAAGTTGTTCACACACCGCAAGAACTTCCCGCAGCGCTGCAACGTGCGCTCAAAGTCGTGCGAGAGGAAAAACGGCAAGCGTTGATTAATGTGGATTGTGGGAACGTGCGAGGGTTTGGGATTTCTTGA